One window from the genome of Fodinicurvata sediminis DSM 21159 encodes:
- a CDS encoding DUF2332 domain-containing protein has translation MAGGLQALVLMGKDARLAAAYPPNQVDDAQLCAAVLDALRKHDDFLCEWTERPPQTNEVRRSAVLIAAAHWLDARFGLPLQLSELGASAGLNLMFDRFTLDIAGQRWGPQDAGVQLTPDWQGPLPPKARPRITDRRGVDLTPLRVGQSEDDLRLIAYLWPDQPERLVRTRTAMALQEATIDRGDAVDWLEARLASGQPDCLHLVFHTIAWQYFPPERQARGRDLLESAGRTARADSPLAWLAMEDDGTSHGAAVSLRLWPGDFRLALGRAGFHGQWVEWYGC, from the coding sequence GTGGCAGGCGGGCTTCAGGCCCTGGTTCTGATGGGCAAGGATGCGCGACTGGCAGCCGCCTATCCGCCCAACCAGGTCGACGATGCTCAACTCTGCGCAGCCGTCCTGGACGCCCTACGAAAGCACGATGATTTCCTCTGCGAATGGACGGAACGACCGCCACAGACGAACGAAGTCCGGCGCAGCGCCGTGTTGATCGCCGCCGCCCACTGGCTCGACGCGCGTTTCGGCCTGCCCCTGCAGCTTTCGGAGCTCGGGGCGTCTGCAGGGTTGAACCTGATGTTCGACCGTTTCACCTTGGATATCGCCGGACAACGCTGGGGCCCGCAGGATGCCGGCGTGCAACTCACGCCAGACTGGCAAGGTCCCTTGCCGCCCAAGGCCCGGCCACGGATTACGGACCGCCGTGGCGTGGATCTGACGCCCCTTCGGGTCGGACAATCTGAGGATGACCTGCGCCTCATCGCCTATCTCTGGCCCGACCAGCCGGAACGCCTGGTCCGCACCCGAACTGCCATGGCGCTGCAGGAGGCAACGATCGACCGAGGCGACGCCGTGGACTGGCTGGAAGCACGCCTGGCCTCAGGTCAGCCTGACTGCCTGCACCTCGTCTTTCACACCATCGCCTGGCAGTACTTTCCACCAGAGCGACAGGCGCGCGGACGTGACCTGCTTGAATCGGCTGGACGCACAGCCCGCGCGGACAGCCCTCTGGCCTGGCTGGCCATGGAAGACGATGGCACCAGCCACGGAGCCGCCGTGAGCCTCAGGCTCTGGCCGGGCGACTTTCGCCTGGCTCTAGGGCGCGCCGGATTCCACGGCCAGTGGGTGGAGTGGTATGGCTGTTAA
- a CDS encoding amino acid ABC transporter ATP-binding protein gives MEDALSHHSEAIMVNIEAVSRSFKLPRAGEIRALDEVSATVMQGEVVVIIGASGSGKSTLLRTVNALERVDEGRITVNGIEVTNPQSNLNRLRANVGMVFQHFNLFAHKTALENIVLPQTVVLKRSRDEAISRARELLSRVGIPEKADAPSGDLSGGQQQRVAIARALAMNPKVMLFDEATSALDPETVGGILALMRELADEGMTMMVVTHEMKFAEDVGSRIIFMDQGKIVEEGAPTMFFKAPNNERTREFLNQIL, from the coding sequence ATGGAAGACGCACTTAGCCACCACTCCGAAGCTATTATGGTGAATATTGAGGCCGTATCTCGAAGCTTCAAGCTTCCGCGCGCCGGCGAGATCCGGGCGCTGGACGAGGTGTCGGCGACAGTCATGCAAGGGGAAGTCGTCGTTATTATCGGGGCCTCGGGGTCCGGCAAGAGCACACTGCTGCGCACGGTCAATGCCCTTGAACGCGTCGATGAAGGTCGGATTACGGTCAATGGCATCGAGGTGACCAATCCGCAAAGCAATCTGAATCGATTGCGCGCCAACGTCGGAATGGTCTTCCAGCATTTCAATCTGTTTGCGCACAAGACGGCCCTCGAGAATATCGTGCTGCCGCAAACGGTCGTGCTGAAGCGCTCGCGGGACGAGGCGATCTCCAGGGCAAGGGAGTTGTTGTCCCGGGTCGGAATCCCGGAAAAAGCGGATGCCCCTTCAGGAGATCTGTCCGGAGGACAGCAGCAACGCGTCGCAATCGCCCGCGCGCTCGCGATGAATCCGAAGGTCATGCTGTTCGATGAGGCCACCTCGGCGCTCGATCCCGAGACTGTCGGGGGAATTCTGGCGCTCATGCGAGAACTTGCCGATGAAGGAATGACAATGATGGTGGTGACCCACGAAATGAAGTTCGCGGAGGACGTGGGCAGCCGGATCATATTCATGGACCAGGGCAAGATTGTCGAGGAAGGAGCCCCGACAATGTTCTTCAAGGCTCCGAACAACGAAAGAACAAGGGAGTTCTTGAACCAAATCCTCTAA
- a CDS encoding AzlC family ABC transporter permease: protein MTQTKAFARGFRDGLSVPGFVLISSFLGFGALIRESEFTLFQGLLSTATGWALPAQIAMVELYTAGASFLVIALAVALTNVRLLPMTVVLMPILRSASTPRWLPYVAVHWLAITGWAQALRVCPELPRPVRIAYFMGFSMVLWPGAMLGTLLGYFLAGSVPLAVSLGLVFLNPIYFMLVFASDLRIKARVWALGLGAVLGPLLHLYLPDMSLLVTGLVAGSLAFVIGGGLSRKKQGAS, encoded by the coding sequence CTGACCCAAACGAAGGCCTTCGCACGTGGCTTTCGCGACGGCCTGTCCGTTCCCGGCTTTGTCCTGATTTCGAGCTTCCTCGGGTTCGGCGCCCTGATCCGCGAAAGCGAGTTCACCCTGTTCCAGGGACTGTTGTCCACGGCAACCGGCTGGGCGCTTCCGGCGCAGATCGCCATGGTCGAACTCTATACCGCCGGCGCCTCCTTCCTGGTGATCGCCCTGGCCGTGGCGCTGACCAACGTGCGCCTGCTGCCCATGACGGTGGTTCTGATGCCGATATTGCGCAGTGCCTCAACTCCCCGATGGCTTCCCTATGTTGCCGTGCACTGGCTAGCGATCACAGGCTGGGCCCAGGCCCTGCGGGTTTGCCCCGAGCTCCCCCGTCCGGTTCGAATTGCCTATTTCATGGGGTTTTCCATGGTGCTCTGGCCAGGCGCCATGCTGGGCACCCTGCTGGGCTATTTCCTTGCCGGCAGCGTCCCGCTGGCTGTCTCCCTAGGCTTGGTCTTCCTGAATCCGATCTACTTCATGCTGGTCTTCGCCTCGGACCTGCGCATCAAGGCTCGTGTCTGGGCGCTTGGCCTGGGCGCCGTCCTGGGCCCTCTGCTGCACCTCTACCTGCCAGACATGTCGCTGCTGGTCACGGGCCTGGTTGCCGGCAGCCTGGCCTTCGTCATAGGCGGCGGCCTGTCCCGAAAGAAGCAGGGCGCATCATGA
- a CDS encoding DUF2336 domain-containing protein — MDKEDLTELLELARDRSSEGRRTLVATIGDLFEGQGEALTERERALMTDILNKLIQEVEGVVRRELSQRLAAREDIPRELVLMLANDEIEVARPILLASEVLKDSDLIEIIRHRSMQHQLSIAMRRKVSESVSDALIEAGHVDVIKALLDNPNSRLSNAAMEYLVEESRRVDTYQEPLVHRSDLPQPLARRICLWVSAALRSHILANHEIDPTELDDLLEAIISDSSNESFAREEMPESAARELARTYREEEELTPEFLVKVLREGEVSLFEALFAEMSGLRMRLIRRIVYEPGGEGLVIVCRALKIEKPVFTSIFLMSRKGRPGDQKVDPNELSRVLVLFDRVKPEAAEAVLKRWRRDPEYLYAVQCVESSRGKSRRGR, encoded by the coding sequence GTGGACAAAGAAGATCTGACAGAACTGCTGGAACTGGCCCGCGACCGCAGCTCGGAGGGGCGCCGCACCCTCGTGGCCACGATCGGAGACCTGTTCGAAGGCCAGGGCGAAGCGCTGACCGAGCGCGAACGCGCGCTGATGACCGACATTCTCAACAAGCTGATCCAGGAAGTGGAAGGCGTCGTCCGCCGGGAGCTCAGCCAGCGCCTGGCCGCACGTGAAGATATCCCCAGGGAACTGGTCCTGATGCTGGCCAACGACGAGATCGAGGTGGCCCGGCCCATTCTTCTGGCCAGCGAGGTGCTCAAGGACTCGGACCTGATCGAGATCATCCGGCACCGCAGCATGCAGCACCAGTTGTCCATCGCCATGCGCCGGAAGGTCAGCGAATCGGTTTCCGATGCCCTGATCGAGGCGGGACATGTGGATGTCATCAAGGCTCTTCTGGACAACCCCAACTCCCGTCTGTCAAACGCGGCCATGGAGTACCTGGTCGAGGAATCGCGGCGCGTCGATACCTATCAGGAACCGCTGGTGCACCGCAGTGACCTGCCGCAACCTCTGGCACGACGCATATGCCTCTGGGTCAGTGCCGCGCTGCGCTCGCACATCCTGGCAAATCACGAAATCGACCCCACGGAACTGGACGACCTGCTCGAAGCCATCATTTCCGACTCCAGCAACGAGAGCTTTGCGCGCGAGGAAATGCCGGAAAGCGCAGCGCGCGAGCTGGCACGTACCTACCGCGAGGAAGAGGAGCTCACACCGGAGTTCCTGGTGAAGGTCCTGCGCGAGGGGGAGGTTTCGCTGTTCGAGGCGCTTTTCGCAGAGATGAGCGGGCTGCGCATGCGCCTGATCCGGCGCATCGTCTATGAGCCAGGCGGCGAAGGACTGGTCATCGTTTGCCGGGCCCTCAAGATCGAGAAACCCGTTTTCACCTCGATCTTCCTGATGAGCCGCAAGGGCCGGCCGGGCGATCAGAAGGTGGATCCCAACGAACTTTCCCGTGTCCTGGTGCTGTTCGATCGGGTCAAGCCCGAGGCTGCCGAAGCCGTCCTGAAACGCTGGCGCAGGGATCCGGAGTATCTCTATGCCGTACAGTGCGTGGAATCGTCGCGCGGAAAATCACGGCGGGGCAGGTGA
- a CDS encoding DUF1674 domain-containing protein, with product MSYIKGMKRFSSHRAKTGQPAVVPDKNTAQTGQNAPEAAPGKTDAKTEAKELGGPEGPEPTRYGDWERKGICYDF from the coding sequence ATGTCCTATATAAAAGGGATGAAACGCTTTTCTTCACATCGTGCCAAGACCGGACAGCCCGCCGTAGTTCCGGATAAGAATACGGCCCAAACCGGACAGAACGCACCTGAAGCGGCGCCCGGAAAGACGGACGCCAAGACAGAAGCCAAGGAGTTGGGCGGCCCGGAGGGGCCCGAACCCACGCGCTATGGCGACTGGGAGCGCAAGGGCATCTGTTACGATTTCTGA
- a CDS encoding phosphoglycerate kinase, translated as MSVFRTLDDLDVTGKRVLVRVDFNVPMENGVVTDATRIERALPTLQGLLERGAKVILLSHYGRPKGKADPALSLRPLLQPLEALLQERKVLFADNCIGAAAEEAVGQLNDGEVLLLENLRFHAGEEANDDSFADSLAELGDLYVNDAFSAAHRAHASVEALARRLPAAAGRLMQEELEHLEKALENPERPVAAIVGGAKVSTKLELLGNLVEKVQLLVIGGGMANTFLHAFGVPVGTSLCEKDMAETVEDIVRRAKQADCDILLPTDAVVAEKLAPNTPHDVVAVRDVPDDRMILDVGPMTTEQIRKRLGDCHTLVWNGPLGAFETQPFDAGTNVVAEAVADLTAEGRLLSVAGGGDTVAALARAGVLDRLTYVSAAGGAFLEWLEGKTLPGVQALRDSAA; from the coding sequence ATGAGCGTATTCCGTACCCTGGATGACCTGGACGTTACCGGAAAGCGCGTCCTGGTGCGCGTCGACTTCAACGTGCCCATGGAGAACGGAGTGGTCACCGATGCCACCCGGATCGAGCGCGCCCTGCCGACCCTGCAGGGCCTGCTGGAGCGCGGCGCGAAAGTCATCTTGCTGAGCCATTACGGACGTCCCAAGGGCAAGGCGGATCCTGCCCTGTCGCTGCGCCCTCTGCTGCAACCCCTGGAAGCCCTGCTGCAGGAGCGAAAGGTGCTCTTCGCAGACAACTGCATTGGTGCAGCGGCCGAGGAAGCGGTGGGTCAACTGAACGACGGCGAGGTGCTGCTTCTGGAGAACCTGCGCTTCCATGCCGGCGAGGAGGCCAATGACGATTCCTTTGCCGACAGCCTGGCAGAACTGGGCGATCTCTACGTCAACGATGCTTTCTCGGCAGCCCATCGCGCGCATGCTTCGGTGGAGGCCCTGGCGCGGCGTCTGCCCGCTGCCGCTGGGCGGCTGATGCAGGAGGAACTGGAGCACCTGGAAAAAGCGCTGGAGAATCCCGAACGACCGGTGGCCGCCATTGTCGGGGGTGCGAAGGTGTCCACCAAGCTGGAGTTGCTGGGCAACCTGGTGGAAAAGGTGCAGCTGTTGGTGATCGGCGGCGGCATGGCCAATACCTTCCTGCACGCCTTCGGGGTGCCCGTGGGCACTTCGCTTTGCGAGAAGGACATGGCGGAAACCGTCGAGGATATCGTCCGTCGTGCCAAGCAGGCCGACTGCGATATCCTGCTGCCGACCGATGCGGTCGTGGCCGAGAAGCTGGCACCCAATACGCCGCATGATGTCGTGGCGGTGCGTGATGTGCCCGATGATCGCATGATCCTGGATGTGGGCCCGATGACCACGGAGCAGATTCGCAAACGTCTGGGAGATTGCCACACGCTGGTCTGGAACGGTCCGCTGGGTGCCTTCGAGACACAGCCCTTCGATGCGGGCACCAATGTGGTGGCTGAGGCGGTGGCCGACCTGACGGCCGAGGGGCGGCTTCTGTCGGTGGCCGGCGGCGGAGACACCGTGGCGGCGCTGGCGCGCGCCGGCGTTCTGGATCGCCTGACCTATGTTTCGGCGGCCGGCGGGGCCTTCCTGGAGTGGTTGGAGGGCAAGACACTGCCAGGTGTCCAGGCGCTGCGCGATTCGGCTGCCTGA
- the htpX gene encoding zinc metalloprotease HtpX, whose amino-acid sequence MSYFRTALLLAAMTGLFLAVGFMLGGQTGMLIALAIAVAMNFYAYWNSDKVVLRMYKAREVDRQSAPEFYGIVEQLAERAELPMPKVYLIENPQPNAFATGRNPENAAVAATTGLLKRLSSQEVAGVMAHELAHVKSRDTLIMTLTATLAGAISMLANFALFFGGNRNNPLGLIGTILIMILAPLVAMLVQMAISRSREYEADRIGAEICGQPLWLASALENIQTAASKIDNEAAEKNPASAHMFIINPLHANQMDSLFSTHPNTENRVARLREMDGQAPAAAKSPSPWG is encoded by the coding sequence ATGAGTTACTTCCGCACCGCGCTTCTGCTCGCCGCAATGACCGGCCTCTTCCTCGCCGTCGGCTTCATGCTGGGCGGGCAGACCGGCATGCTGATCGCCCTCGCCATTGCCGTGGCGATGAACTTCTATGCCTACTGGAACTCCGACAAGGTGGTCCTGCGCATGTACAAGGCGCGGGAGGTCGACCGGCAGAGCGCACCCGAGTTCTACGGCATCGTGGAACAGCTCGCCGAGCGCGCCGAGCTGCCCATGCCCAAGGTCTACCTGATCGAGAATCCGCAGCCCAATGCCTTCGCCACGGGACGCAATCCGGAGAACGCCGCGGTGGCCGCCACGACAGGGCTGCTGAAACGCCTGTCCTCGCAGGAGGTCGCCGGCGTCATGGCGCACGAGCTGGCGCACGTGAAGAGCCGCGACACCCTGATCATGACGCTGACCGCGACTCTGGCCGGTGCAATCTCGATGCTGGCCAACTTCGCCCTTTTCTTCGGCGGCAACCGCAACAACCCCTTGGGGCTGATCGGCACGATCCTGATCATGATCCTGGCCCCGCTGGTTGCCATGCTGGTGCAGATGGCGATCTCGCGCTCGCGCGAGTACGAGGCCGACCGAATCGGCGCCGAGATCTGCGGCCAGCCGCTCTGGCTGGCCTCGGCACTGGAGAACATCCAGACGGCCGCATCGAAGATCGACAACGAGGCCGCCGAAAAGAATCCCGCCTCGGCGCACATGTTCATCATCAATCCGCTGCATGCGAATCAGATGGACAGCCTGTTCTCCACGCACCCCAATACGGAGAACCGCGTGGCCCGCCTGCGAGAGATGGACGGGCAAGCGCCCGCCGCGGCGAAAAGTCCAAGTCCCTGGGGCTGA
- a CDS encoding VOC family protein: MAHNVTAKEEVTPLVEWLVEAGGRMIRPADAPPHGGFRGYVTDPDEHAWEIAWNPIWPIDDQGHVTFGT, translated from the coding sequence CTGGCCCACAACGTTACCGCCAAGGAGGAAGTCACACCGCTCGTGGAGTGGCTGGTCGAGGCTGGCGGCCGGATGATTCGCCCGGCTGACGCGCCACCTCATGGCGGGTTTCGAGGCTATGTCACCGATCCGGACGAGCACGCCTGGGAGATTGCCTGGAACCCAATCTGGCCGATCGACGACCAGGGTCACGTGACGTTCGGCACTTGA
- a CDS encoding AzlD domain-containing protein: protein MKETLTSWGPYIALAVTFAVTYGWRSLGVALSGRIRTDSLIFEWVTCVAYALLAGLVARMIILPLGALAETPVIDRLGAALLALAVFFLTRKNLFLGVFSGFACLVLLTWGRAGFVIG from the coding sequence ATGAAGGAGACACTGACCAGCTGGGGGCCCTATATCGCGCTAGCAGTGACCTTCGCGGTGACCTATGGCTGGCGCTCCCTTGGCGTCGCTCTGTCCGGGCGCATCCGAACCGATTCACTGATCTTCGAATGGGTGACCTGTGTCGCCTATGCCCTGCTGGCCGGCCTGGTCGCCCGCATGATCATCCTGCCGCTCGGGGCCCTGGCCGAAACACCCGTCATCGATCGCCTGGGGGCTGCCTTGCTGGCGCTTGCCGTCTTCTTCCTGACGCGGAAGAATCTCTTCCTGGGTGTCTTCAGCGGCTTTGCGTGCCTCGTTCTGCTGACCTGGGGGCGTGCCGGCTTTGTGATCGGCTGA
- the argB gene encoding acetylglutamate kinase: MTGSKNFGETKQWLRTARTLTEALPFMRRYAGKTVVIKYGGHAMVDDELATIFARDVVLMKQVGINPIVVHGGGPQIGEMLTRLSVQSEFIDGLRVTDAETVKVVEMVLSGSINKAIVNAINSAGGTAIGLSGKDGSLIQAQKLRRSHRDPESNIEKILDLGFVGEPKHVNPQVLGALERAGMIPVIAPIGVGVNGETYNINADTVAGAVASAVGAVRLLLLTDVAGVMDKNGELQTQLSLERVKELTEDGTIKGGMLPKLQTCTAAVEEGVDAAVILDGRVPHALLLEVFTDQGVGTLLRRGEQ; this comes from the coding sequence ATGACAGGATCGAAGAACTTCGGTGAAACCAAGCAATGGCTGCGCACGGCCCGGACCCTGACCGAAGCGCTGCCCTTCATGCGCCGCTATGCCGGAAAGACCGTGGTCATCAAGTACGGTGGCCATGCCATGGTCGATGATGAGCTGGCCACCATCTTCGCGCGGGACGTCGTGCTTATGAAGCAGGTGGGGATCAATCCGATCGTGGTGCATGGTGGCGGGCCGCAGATCGGCGAGATGCTGACTCGTCTGTCCGTGCAGAGCGAGTTCATCGACGGCCTGCGCGTGACCGATGCCGAGACGGTAAAAGTGGTCGAGATGGTGCTGTCGGGCTCCATCAACAAGGCCATCGTGAATGCGATCAATTCGGCCGGCGGCACGGCCATCGGACTGTCCGGCAAGGATGGCAGCCTGATCCAGGCGCAGAAGCTGCGCCGCAGCCACAGGGATCCGGAATCCAACATCGAGAAGATCCTGGATCTGGGCTTCGTGGGCGAGCCGAAACACGTAAATCCACAGGTGTTGGGCGCGCTGGAACGCGCCGGGATGATTCCCGTGATCGCGCCCATAGGGGTTGGCGTCAACGGGGAGACCTACAACATCAATGCCGACACGGTCGCCGGCGCCGTGGCCAGTGCGGTGGGGGCCGTACGCCTGCTGCTGCTGACCGACGTGGCTGGGGTGATGGACAAGAACGGTGAGCTTCAGACACAGCTGTCCCTGGAGCGCGTCAAGGAGCTGACCGAGGATGGCACGATCAAAGGGGGCATGCTGCCCAAGCTTCAGACCTGTACCGCGGCCGTCGAGGAGGGCGTGGATGCCGCCGTCATCCTGGATGGACGCGTCCCACATGCCCTGTTGCTGGAAGTCTTTACCGACCAGGGTGTGGGAACCTTGCTTCGCCGTGGCGAGCAGTGA
- the yihA gene encoding ribosome biogenesis GTP-binding protein YihA/YsxC: MDSRDPDAEEAGSESPDQAWLEEGRLLFSAECRFLLSVVDAEQVPASDLPEVAFAGRSNVGKSSLVNALTGRKTLARTSNTPGRTQQLNFFDLGGRLMLSDLPGYGYAKAPKADVARWTRLTRAYLKGRPQLRRILLLVDSRHGLKTPDREIMKELDKAAVSYQAVLTKSDKIKQEALAQVIVATASELKTHPAAHPDVMVTSSQAGLGIPELRAELATVALPRQSG, from the coding sequence ATGGATAGCCGGGATCCTGATGCCGAAGAAGCTGGTTCGGAGAGCCCGGACCAGGCCTGGCTGGAGGAAGGGCGCCTGCTGTTCTCCGCCGAATGCCGGTTCCTGCTTTCAGTCGTGGATGCCGAGCAGGTGCCGGCCAGCGACCTGCCGGAGGTGGCCTTTGCGGGCCGGTCCAACGTGGGGAAATCCAGCCTGGTCAATGCGCTGACGGGCCGGAAGACCCTGGCGCGCACGTCGAACACGCCCGGGCGCACGCAGCAGCTGAACTTCTTTGACCTGGGTGGACGCCTGATGCTGTCCGACCTTCCGGGCTATGGATACGCGAAGGCGCCCAAGGCCGATGTGGCCCGCTGGACGCGCCTGACCCGGGCCTACCTGAAGGGGCGCCCTCAACTGCGCCGTATCCTGCTGCTGGTGGACTCACGCCACGGCCTGAAGACGCCGGATCGCGAGATCATGAAGGAACTGGACAAGGCTGCGGTTTCCTATCAGGCGGTCCTGACCAAGAGCGACAAGATCAAGCAGGAGGCCCTGGCCCAGGTCATCGTGGCGACGGCCAGCGAGCTGAAGACCCATCCCGCCGCCCATCCGGACGTGATGGTGACCAGTTCACAGGCGGGGCTTGGCATTCCCGAGCTGCGCGCCGAACTGGCGACGGTGGCATTGCCACGTCAGTCGGGATAG
- a CDS encoding PAS domain-containing sensor histidine kinase, whose protein sequence is MSGNGLHLTFPGKQEGMEMRAGQRTPTDLTVTAHDHLLEQAAPFCVVDRQGQIISENAAFGELLPELLSRANGADNGLGPLAAFSEEIKQLQLSQERWSPALDSRLRIVNGAGQELHPQLRAYADSENELQLLVVRFLPDEDTTRLRRQRAEARERFEDISRLVSDWVWETDRDLKLTYISNRVLETLGAHPRSFIGRPLSVLFSGDTSALENLTRESSRHPFRDLSLMAKTTDDSTRHILVSAVPVFSQTDGVFQGFRGTARDITELLSREAALRESIELAESANRTKSQFLATVSHELRTPLNAIIGFSQLMETETFGPLGNDTYKGYAQDILHSAHHLLELINDVLDVSKIEAGRMELNEERLDFAQLVTSALRMVREKASEVQISLETSIEDLLPPIQGDMRALLQVLVNLLGNAVKFTNEGGQVHLHAGLDSEGCLVCRIRDSGIGMTPEEIEIALTPFGQVDSQLSRRYSGTGLGLPLTRGLIELHEGDLTIDSTPGDGTSVTFVLPASRVLQA, encoded by the coding sequence ATGTCCGGTAACGGACTGCATCTGACCTTTCCAGGCAAACAGGAAGGCATGGAAATGCGCGCAGGCCAGCGCACGCCAACAGACCTGACTGTCACCGCCCACGATCACCTGCTGGAGCAGGCGGCGCCCTTCTGTGTTGTGGACAGGCAGGGGCAGATCATCAGTGAGAACGCCGCTTTCGGAGAACTGCTGCCAGAATTGCTGAGCCGGGCCAATGGCGCCGACAACGGCCTTGGCCCGCTTGCCGCATTCTCCGAAGAAATCAAACAACTCCAGCTCTCGCAGGAACGCTGGAGTCCGGCCCTGGACAGCCGGCTGCGTATTGTGAATGGCGCAGGACAGGAACTTCATCCCCAGCTGCGGGCCTATGCGGATTCGGAAAATGAACTGCAGCTTTTGGTCGTGCGTTTCCTGCCCGACGAGGACACCACGCGCCTGAGGCGCCAACGCGCCGAAGCGCGTGAGCGTTTCGAGGATATCTCGCGGCTGGTTTCGGACTGGGTCTGGGAAACGGACCGGGATTTGAAGCTGACCTACATCTCGAACCGTGTCCTGGAAACCCTCGGCGCACACCCCCGCAGTTTCATCGGCCGCCCCCTCTCCGTCTTGTTCAGCGGCGACACCTCGGCCCTGGAGAACCTGACACGAGAATCGAGCAGGCATCCCTTCCGTGACCTGTCACTGATGGCAAAGACCACCGATGACAGTACACGTCATATCCTGGTCAGCGCCGTACCGGTCTTCAGCCAGACGGACGGTGTCTTCCAGGGCTTTCGTGGAACCGCGCGCGACATCACCGAATTGCTGTCGCGCGAAGCAGCCCTGCGCGAGAGCATCGAACTGGCCGAGAGTGCAAACAGGACCAAGAGCCAGTTCCTGGCCACCGTCAGTCATGAGCTGCGCACACCCTTGAATGCCATTATAGGCTTCTCCCAGCTTATGGAGACGGAAACCTTCGGCCCCCTGGGCAACGATACCTACAAGGGCTATGCACAGGACATCCTGCACAGCGCCCATCACCTGCTGGAACTCATCAATGACGTCCTGGACGTCTCCAAGATCGAGGCCGGGCGTATGGAGTTGAACGAAGAGCGCCTGGACTTCGCGCAACTGGTAACCTCGGCCCTGCGCATGGTGCGCGAAAAGGCCAGCGAGGTACAGATCAGCCTGGAAACGTCGATCGAGGACCTTCTACCTCCAATCCAGGGAGACATGCGCGCCCTACTCCAGGTCCTGGTCAACCTGCTGGGAAATGCCGTGAAGTTCACCAACGAGGGTGGCCAGGTCCACCTGCACGCCGGCCTCGACTCCGAAGGCTGCCTGGTCTGCCGGATCCGGGACAGCGGAATCGGCATGACGCCTGAAGAGATTGAGATTGCCCTGACGCCTTTCGGGCAGGTCGACAGCCAGCTTTCCCGGCGTTATTCCGGAACCGGTCTCGGCCTTCCGCTCACTCGTGGCCTGATCGAACTGCATGAGGGCGATCTGACGATCGACAGCACACCGGGAGACGGCACGAGCGTCACCTTTGTTCTACCGGCTTCGCGAGTGCTGCAGGCCTGA